A window of the Sporosarcina sp. FSL K6-2383 genome harbors these coding sequences:
- a CDS encoding Crp/Fnr family transcriptional regulator encodes MNTCNHQTEGTVEMQKLCISIVPIFNHLDAVEMREIVKETHAISHGRGHTIYRAGEKSDGLYIVHKGRVKIYRLSDNGKEQLVRILEPGDFTGELSLFSESVHDAYAEALEPVELCVMGRDDFQQFLLKYPAIALKVLTEFSTRLSKTEKQAASIAMESTETRVAIYLADLVEEQKRSDITLPMSRKDLASHLGTTPETVSRKLADFESAGWIKQSGQREIVILDLDALLLA; translated from the coding sequence ATGAATACGTGTAATCACCAGACAGAAGGTACAGTTGAGATGCAAAAATTATGCATCTCTATCGTGCCGATTTTCAATCATTTGGATGCCGTCGAAATGCGAGAAATTGTCAAGGAGACGCATGCAATTTCGCACGGGCGAGGCCATACAATCTACCGTGCAGGCGAAAAATCAGATGGCTTGTACATCGTCCATAAAGGTCGTGTGAAAATTTACAGACTGTCCGACAATGGCAAAGAGCAGCTTGTTCGTATTTTAGAGCCTGGTGATTTTACAGGTGAGCTTTCACTATTTAGTGAGTCGGTCCACGACGCCTATGCTGAAGCACTCGAACCTGTAGAGTTGTGTGTCATGGGGCGGGATGATTTCCAGCAATTTTTATTGAAATACCCAGCGATTGCATTGAAGGTACTTACTGAATTTTCGACACGATTATCGAAAACAGAAAAACAAGCAGCTAGTATTGCCATGGAGTCTACCGAAACGCGCGTCGCGATTTACCTCGCTGATCTAGTCGAGGAACAAAAACGCAGTGACATCACCTTGCCAATGAGTCGAAAAGACCTCGCCTCCCATCTTGGCACGACGCCCGAGACAGTGAGTCGAAAGCTCGCTGATTTTGAAAGTGCTGGCTGGATTAAGCAAAGTGGCCAGCGGGAGATTGTGATTTTGGATTTGGATGCGTTGTTGTTGGCGTGA
- a CDS encoding YebC/PmpR family DNA-binding transcriptional regulator has protein sequence MGRKWNNIKEKKASRDADTSRIYAKFGREIYVVAKQGEPDPELNQALKVVVERAKTYSVPKAIIDRAIEKAKGGAEENFDELRYEGFGPNGSMVIVDTLTNNVNRTASEVRAAFGKNNGNMGVSGSVSYMFDATAVIGIEGKSADDVLELLMDADVEVRDILEEEEETVIVYAEPDQFHIVQQAFKNAGITEFTVAELTMLAHNFVELDSDAQAKFEKMIDALDDLEDVQQVYHNVDLGD, from the coding sequence ATGGGTCGTAAATGGAATAATATTAAAGAGAAAAAGGCGTCAAGAGATGCGGATACAAGCCGTATTTACGCAAAATTTGGCCGTGAAATTTATGTAGTGGCTAAGCAAGGCGAGCCTGACCCAGAACTAAACCAAGCGCTTAAAGTGGTTGTTGAACGCGCAAAAACATATAGTGTACCAAAAGCGATCATCGACCGTGCCATCGAAAAGGCAAAAGGCGGCGCTGAAGAAAACTTCGACGAGCTGCGCTATGAAGGCTTTGGTCCAAACGGCTCAATGGTCATCGTTGATACATTAACAAATAACGTCAACCGCACTGCATCAGAAGTACGCGCTGCATTCGGCAAAAATAATGGCAATATGGGTGTCAGTGGATCCGTTTCCTATATGTTCGACGCCACTGCCGTGATCGGGATTGAAGGAAAATCAGCAGATGATGTACTCGAATTACTCATGGACGCAGACGTTGAAGTTCGCGATATTCTCGAAGAAGAAGAAGAAACTGTCATCGTTTATGCTGAACCGGACCAGTTCCATATCGTCCAACAAGCATTCAAAAATGCGGGCATTACAGAATTCACTGTCGCCGAACTAACAATGCTGGCACATAATTTCGTAGAACTCGATTCCGATGCACAAGCGAAATTCGAAAAAATGATTGACGCACTAGACGATTTAGAAGATGTTCAACAGGTGTATCATAACGTCGATTTGGGCGATTAA
- a CDS encoding GNAT family N-acetyltransferase: MGNIHIRAIDDTNEWIVRKIKLKPGQEKYIESVDECIKEASTYHQWRPVALYDEEDMIGFAMYGSFGPNKDTWIDRIMIDEKYQGQGLGRKAMRKLIEIVSEEYGVKVIYLSIIEENEVAFKLYKSIGFEFMNERDPNGELIFQYVMN; this comes from the coding sequence ATGGGCAATATTCATATAAGAGCTATTGATGATACCAATGAGTGGATAGTTAGAAAGATAAAATTGAAACCAGGACAAGAAAAATATATTGAATCGGTAGATGAGTGTATAAAAGAAGCGAGTACATACCATCAATGGCGCCCAGTGGCACTATATGATGAAGAGGATATGATTGGATTTGCAATGTACGGTTCTTTCGGACCAAATAAAGATACTTGGATTGATCGAATTATGATAGATGAAAAATATCAAGGCCAGGGCTTAGGGAGAAAAGCAATGCGAAAACTGATTGAGATCGTTTCCGAAGAATATGGGGTGAAAGTGATCTATTTAAGCATCATTGAAGAGAATGAAGTGGCTTTTAAATTATACAAAAGTATTGGATTTGAGTTTATGAATGAAAGGGATCCAAATGGGGAGCTTATATTTCAGTATGTAATGAACTAG
- a CDS encoding GNAT family N-acetyltransferase yields MLWGAGERVVTHERQKMMIERMKRSGNSTILVADNESDELVGYLFAIGGDAKRNKHSAYIVVGISKDYRGQGVGSKLFQALEQWAIHHGIHRLELTVVTRNEAGLSLYKKMGFEIEGTKRNSLYIADEFVDEYYMSKLISPKVL; encoded by the coding sequence ATGCTTTGGGGAGCTGGGGAAAGGGTAGTTACACATGAGCGTCAAAAGATGATGATAGAGCGTATGAAAAGGAGTGGAAATTCAACTATACTTGTAGCTGACAACGAAAGTGATGAGTTAGTAGGATACTTATTTGCTATCGGTGGTGATGCGAAAAGAAACAAGCACTCGGCTTATATTGTTGTTGGTATTTCCAAGGATTATCGGGGGCAAGGTGTCGGGTCGAAATTATTTCAAGCTTTGGAACAATGGGCTATTCATCACGGGATCCATCGCTTGGAATTAACAGTTGTTACCCGAAATGAAGCGGGTCTGTCTTTATATAAAAAAATGGGCTTTGAAATCGAAGGAACGAAAAGGAACTCGTTGTATATTGCTGATGAATTTGTTGACGAATACTATATGTCGAAGTTAATAAGCCCTAAAGTACTTTAA
- a CDS encoding GNAT family N-acetyltransferase — protein sequence MFIRKLKEHETPPFNLLLLADPSQELVEEYLAIGECHVAEIEGEIVGVYVLVKLDAETMEIMNVAVDDRMHDRGIGKKLIGDAIQTARELGYRSLEVGTGNSSIGQLALYQKCGFRVEGVIKDFFIDNYKEAIFENGIQCRDMIRLARGL from the coding sequence ATGTTCATCAGAAAATTGAAAGAGCACGAGACGCCGCCTTTCAATCTTTTATTGCTTGCTGATCCATCGCAGGAATTGGTAGAGGAGTATTTGGCGATTGGGGAATGTCATGTAGCTGAAATTGAGGGTGAAATCGTCGGTGTTTATGTGCTGGTGAAGTTGGATGCGGAAACGATGGAGATTATGAATGTTGCGGTGGATGATCGGATGCATGACCGAGGGATTGGCAAGAAGTTAATTGGCGATGCGATTCAAACTGCGCGGGAGCTAGGTTATCGATCACTGGAAGTAGGAACGGGTAATTCGAGTATAGGTCAGCTCGCGCTTTATCAGAAATGTGGGTTTCGTGTGGAAGGTGTTATAAAGGATTTCTTCATTGATAACTACAAGGAAGCGATTTTTGAAAATGGTATTCAATGTAGGGATATGATTCGACTTGCGAGAGGTCTTTGA
- a CDS encoding NUDIX domain-containing protein, protein MTTTYVDWGGHKLMLTWKSNLMPSRELITSVHGFCFYHGELVMVNLNDRGWDFPGGHIEVGETAEVCFRREAMEEGYVEGDCQLLGSMEVNHSENPLWSGSSPYPKVGYQVFYRMDITQLHPFEAKFESSGRVFIQPEEAADYHKGWHAVLDEIMQEARARECSSEN, encoded by the coding sequence ATGACAACTACATACGTTGATTGGGGAGGGCATAAGTTGATGCTGACATGGAAGAGCAATCTTATGCCGAGTCGAGAATTAATCACAAGTGTGCATGGATTTTGTTTTTATCATGGGGAGTTAGTGATGGTCAATTTGAATGATCGTGGTTGGGATTTTCCGGGCGGTCATATCGAAGTTGGAGAAACAGCTGAAGTCTGTTTTAGGCGTGAGGCGATGGAGGAAGGATATGTGGAGGGGGATTGTCAGCTACTTGGCTCAATGGAAGTGAACCATAGTGAGAATCCGTTATGGAGTGGCTCCAGTCCTTACCCGAAAGTGGGTTATCAAGTATTTTACCGGATGGATATTACGCAATTACATCCATTTGAAGCTAAGTTTGAGTCATCGGGACGAGTTTTTATTCAACCTGAAGAGGCTGCGGATTATCATAAAGGCTGGCACGCCGTGTTGGATGAAATTATGCAGGAGGCGAGGGCGAGGGAATGTTCATCAGAAAATTGA
- a CDS encoding nucleotidyltransferase domain-containing protein codes for MNETRLQPLEAASRFIAAKFPNCQAALLAGSVVRGEQTATSDLDIVVFDDKVESAYRESFIDYDWPIEVFVHNLSSYKDFFKLDCERARPSLPRMVSEGLVISDSGVVRTIKDEADELLKQGPAMWSEKTIETKRYMLTDALDDLIGSTNRAEELFITNTLANAIHEFVLRTNDQWVGESKWVVRALNDYDEDFAGRFVQAFDMFYRTGAKGEIINLADEVLQPYGGRLFEGYSMGKGDRI; via the coding sequence ATGAATGAAACAAGATTGCAGCCGCTAGAAGCTGCAAGTAGATTTATTGCAGCAAAGTTTCCGAATTGCCAAGCTGCATTGCTAGCTGGAAGTGTGGTTAGGGGTGAACAGACAGCTACATCCGATTTGGACATCGTTGTTTTTGATGACAAAGTCGAGTCGGCGTATCGTGAATCATTTATTGACTATGATTGGCCGATTGAAGTGTTTGTGCATAACCTCTCCTCGTATAAAGACTTTTTCAAGCTGGACTGTGAGAGGGCTCGTCCTTCATTGCCACGGATGGTTTCGGAAGGGCTTGTCATCAGTGACTCGGGAGTTGTTCGTACGATAAAGGATGAGGCAGATGAACTGTTGAAACAAGGTCCTGCTATGTGGTCAGAGAAAACGATTGAAACGAAGCGGTATATGCTGACGGATGCGCTTGATGATTTAATTGGTTCAACGAATCGGGCCGAAGAGCTGTTCATTACGAATACATTGGCAAATGCCATCCATGAATTCGTTTTGCGGACAAACGACCAGTGGGTTGGGGAGTCGAAATGGGTTGTGCGGGCTTTGAATGACTATGATGAGGACTTTGCGGGGAGATTCGTGCAAGCGTTTGATATGTTTTATAGAACGGGTGCTAAGGGTGAAATAATCAACCTGGCTGATGAAGTACTGCAACCCTATGGTGGTCGGTTATTTGAGGGATATTCGATGGGGAAAGGTGATCGCATATGA
- a CDS encoding NUDIX domain-containing protein translates to MRNRASSVIIENNKVALIKRVRAGQEYYVFPGGGIEQDESPEQAAIRETFEELGVHVAIKGSLGIVNYNGLQSFFIAEVVGGVFGTGEGEEFKGECKNRGTYEPMWVELEQLSSLDVHPIEIAEKVSSLYRD, encoded by the coding sequence GTGAGAAATCGAGCTTCTTCCGTTATTATCGAAAACAACAAAGTTGCATTGATTAAAAGGGTTAGAGCTGGACAAGAATATTATGTTTTTCCTGGTGGTGGAATTGAACAGGATGAAAGTCCAGAACAAGCTGCGATAAGAGAAACGTTCGAAGAATTAGGTGTTCATGTTGCGATTAAAGGTAGCCTTGGAATTGTTAATTATAATGGGTTACAGTCCTTTTTTATTGCCGAAGTTGTTGGTGGTGTATTCGGAACGGGAGAAGGTGAAGAGTTTAAGGGTGAATGTAAGAATAGGGGTACTTATGAACCGATGTGGGTCGAATTGGAACAATTATCATCATTGGACGTTCATCCGATAGAGATTGCAGAAAAAGTATCATCTTTATATAGAGATTGA
- a CDS encoding helix-turn-helix domain-containing protein — translation MGLLDVYLQKNEKKRYDVFKETGLSQQMLSNVNKKEVTGYSVKTIQAIAKTVGKSEGTVLEELLGLEKENAYFEVFNIEDLLLAFKNKETHIVIKGEYKKEIVPFAEGQLLEIETMGTGLGSAGMVAVLAEIILHVATFFSNKDADYRKIENQIRKYRIKKLNDDELLLYLRQLDY, via the coding sequence ATGGGACTGTTAGATGTCTATTTGCAAAAAAACGAAAAAAAACGCTACGATGTATTTAAGGAAACCGGGCTGAGCCAGCAAATGCTTTCAAATGTCAACAAAAAAGAGGTAACGGGCTATTCCGTGAAAACTATCCAAGCCATTGCAAAAACAGTTGGGAAAAGTGAAGGAACCGTTTTAGAAGAACTATTAGGCCTAGAAAAAGAAAATGCCTACTTTGAAGTATTCAATATAGAAGATTTATTGTTAGCCTTTAAAAATAAAGAAACCCATATTGTCATCAAAGGCGAATATAAAAAAGAAATCGTTCCATTCGCCGAAGGGCAACTTCTCGAAATTGAAACGATGGGCACGGGGTTAGGTTCTGCTGGAATGGTAGCTGTTTTAGCTGAGATAATCCTACATGTCGCTACCTTTTTTAGCAACAAAGATGCTGATTACAGGAAAATCGAAAATCAAATTCGGAAGTACAGAATCAAAAAACTAAACGATGACGAGCTACTTCTTTATTTACGTCAGTTAGATTATTAA
- a CDS encoding GNAT family N-acetyltransferase: MTTIIKVEKLYVRILKEDDKYLLAKWLSDPEILQYYEGRDNSFDVRKVEEKFFEEEDDATRCLVEFDGEPIGYIQFYEVDEGERITYGFADVMESIYGMDQFIGESAYWDKGVGTQLVRSMVAYLMDEKGADCVVMDPQTWNERAIRCYEKCGFEKVKLLPANEWHEGEYRDCWLMEYRKRVGGEV, encoded by the coding sequence GTGACTACCATTATAAAAGTTGAGAAATTATATGTGCGCATATTGAAAGAAGACGATAAATATCTTCTGGCCAAATGGCTTTCTGATCCTGAAATTCTTCAGTATTACGAAGGCAGGGACAACTCGTTTGATGTGAGGAAAGTGGAAGAGAAGTTTTTCGAAGAAGAGGACGATGCTACTCGGTGTCTGGTTGAATTTGATGGTGAGCCAATTGGCTATATTCAGTTTTATGAAGTGGATGAAGGAGAAAGAATTACATATGGCTTTGCAGACGTGATGGAATCGATTTATGGCATGGATCAGTTCATCGGAGAATCAGCCTATTGGGATAAAGGAGTAGGAACGCAGCTTGTTCGCTCGATGGTGGCGTATTTAATGGATGAAAAAGGTGCGGATTGTGTTGTGATGGATCCGCAAACGTGGAATGAACGTGCGATTCGCTGTTATGAGAAGTGTGGGTTTGAGAAAGTGAAGTTGTTGCCGGCGAATGAGTGGCATGAGGGTGAATATCGGGATTGTTGGTTGATGGAGTATCGAAAAAGAGTTGGTGGTGAGGTGTGA
- a CDS encoding VanW family protein: MNSLQPKKRSKLRIFLGKKAYRLKRYSEWYIDGKKYATKRVEDQLRHVVFQHRTPLLRELKDVDMELQRNKIINLKIAVKRLNGIVLQPGETFSYWRLIGNTTKRKGYVEGMILHYGKVTTGVGGGLCQLSNLIYWMTIHTPLTVTERYRHSYDVFPDSKRNQPFGSGATCAYNYLDLQIKNETTEPYQLVVYVTNTSLVGEWRTTKAANRTYKVYEKDHSFTLELWGGYVRHNSIYREVYNMNGEMIDDEFITENHAITMYEPFLSYGE; this comes from the coding sequence ATGAATTCATTGCAACCGAAAAAGCGGAGTAAGTTACGCATATTTCTCGGGAAGAAAGCGTATCGCTTAAAGCGCTATTCAGAATGGTACATAGATGGCAAGAAGTATGCGACAAAGCGAGTGGAGGATCAGTTGCGTCATGTTGTGTTTCAACATCGAACGCCTTTGCTTCGCGAGTTGAAAGATGTAGATATGGAATTGCAAAGGAATAAAATCATCAATTTAAAGATTGCGGTGAAACGGTTGAATGGCATCGTGCTACAACCTGGTGAAACCTTTTCTTATTGGCGTTTGATAGGCAATACGACGAAACGGAAGGGCTATGTCGAGGGCATGATTTTGCATTATGGCAAGGTAACGACGGGCGTTGGTGGGGGATTGTGCCAGCTGTCGAACCTGATTTACTGGATGACGATTCACACGCCTTTGACGGTAACGGAACGTTATCGCCACAGTTATGATGTATTCCCAGATTCGAAGCGTAACCAGCCATTTGGCAGTGGTGCGACATGTGCCTATAATTATTTAGATTTACAAATAAAGAACGAAACGACTGAGCCTTATCAGCTCGTTGTGTATGTGACGAATACTTCGCTTGTTGGTGAATGGCGTACCACTAAGGCGGCAAATCGAACGTATAAAGTGTATGAAAAGGATCATAGTTTTACGTTGGAATTATGGGGAGGCTATGTGCGCCATAATTCGATTTATAGAGAAGTGTATAACATGAATGGTGAAATGATTGATGATGAATTTATTACAGAAAATCATGCGATTACGATGTATGAACCATTTTTGAGTTATGGGGAGTGA
- a CDS encoding ABC transporter ATP-binding protein codes for MNIINVNNLQKKYGNNHVLRGLDFQAQQGEIIGVIGKNGVGKSTFLEILMTIKQYDTGNVALFDKEIKALSMNQLEQIRQQISVVLQPTQFYKTLKVVELLKLFKAYYKSPLDINTIIEDFKLTPHRKKYFDKLSGGWKQIVSLAIAFLSQPKLLILDEPTTGLDPHMRNILWSYITDYNKRTGGTVILTTHNMDEIEMYCDKVMLINNGINEIYDTTEGILASGYKSINEFYLTKVSI; via the coding sequence ATGAATATCATCAACGTCAACAACCTACAAAAAAAATATGGTAACAATCATGTTCTGAGAGGGCTGGACTTTCAAGCACAACAAGGCGAGATTATTGGGGTTATTGGAAAAAACGGGGTAGGCAAATCGACATTTCTTGAAATCCTTATGACGATTAAACAATACGATACAGGAAACGTCGCCCTGTTTGATAAAGAAATTAAAGCACTCTCGATGAATCAACTAGAACAAATCCGACAACAAATTTCCGTCGTCCTGCAACCAACTCAGTTCTACAAAACGCTAAAGGTAGTCGAGTTGCTTAAATTATTCAAAGCCTATTACAAATCACCACTCGACATCAACACAATTATCGAGGACTTCAAATTGACGCCACATCGTAAAAAGTATTTCGATAAGCTTTCTGGTGGATGGAAGCAAATTGTCAGTCTAGCGATTGCCTTTTTATCACAACCAAAGCTATTGATTTTGGATGAACCAACGACCGGTTTAGATCCTCATATGCGTAACATCCTTTGGTCATACATTACCGATTACAACAAACGCACAGGCGGCACGGTCATATTAACGACACATAATATGGATGAAATCGAAATGTACTGCGACAAAGTGATGCTCATCAATAACGGCATCAATGAAATCTACGACACGACAGAAGGCATTTTGGCATCGGGTTACAAATCAATTAATGAATTCTATCTGACAAAGGTATCCATTTAA
- a CDS encoding ABC transporter permease has translation MLATQLKYDLLMFSRELFYLVFTIIVPPVTYLFMGQLFGNQTYAGNLSYAETYTPSFILLITFGVIFFAFGFDQVMNRTTGVEKRINLSPVPKKMLLLSAILKSIIITSIGFFLVYAIGMIAYDLAFQPVRFLSAYGFFIILNAVLLVISSAIYSLFKSMNAALVFSIVIFQVVMFTGGFAMPIAMMPKFVQIIADVNPLYHMNNLFIAVWNGQLTFDNSTLISTGYIAGLVLAAFIIIRFTNKRRS, from the coding sequence ATGTTAGCGACACAATTGAAATACGACCTACTTATGTTCTCAAGGGAATTATTCTACTTAGTCTTCACGATTATCGTTCCGCCAGTCACGTATCTTTTCATGGGGCAATTGTTCGGCAATCAGACATACGCCGGAAATTTAAGCTATGCAGAAACGTACACGCCGTCATTCATCTTGCTCATCACGTTCGGTGTCATCTTTTTCGCTTTCGGTTTCGATCAAGTGATGAATCGTACAACCGGTGTCGAAAAACGCATCAACCTATCACCTGTACCAAAGAAAATGCTGCTACTATCAGCTATTTTGAAATCCATCATCATTACAAGCATCGGATTTTTCCTCGTTTACGCCATCGGGATGATCGCTTATGATCTAGCGTTCCAGCCAGTACGTTTTCTAAGTGCTTACGGATTTTTCATCATCCTGAATGCTGTATTGCTTGTCATTTCTTCGGCAATCTATTCTTTATTCAAAAGCATGAACGCAGCACTTGTCTTTTCCATCGTCATTTTCCAAGTCGTTATGTTTACGGGAGGCTTCGCGATGCCAATTGCTATGATGCCGAAATTCGTACAAATTATTGCTGACGTGAACCCCCTCTATCACATGAACAATCTCTTCATAGCGGTTTGGAATGGGCAACTGACGTTTGACAACAGTACACTCATCTCCACCGGTTACATTGCCGGTTTAGTTCTAGCCGCATTCATTATCATCCGTTTTACAAACAAAAGAAGAAGTTGA
- a CDS encoding LytTR family DNA-binding domain-containing protein, with protein sequence MKVSLNIDSDYKETKVTIESPELDHSVQEVLDFIKGRETEFLVGKDSDMQHILKPGDIHYFHTDKDGVVAVTADGSFKLKEKLYELEEILPANKFVRLSKSVIANLHEMSSFEASFNGTLCVYFKSGAKEYVSRTYVNTIKESLKMNRRRGE encoded by the coding sequence ATGAAAGTGTCATTGAACATCGATAGTGATTATAAAGAAACAAAAGTGACAATCGAATCACCCGAATTAGATCATTCCGTTCAGGAGGTTCTTGATTTTATAAAAGGAAGGGAAACGGAGTTCCTTGTCGGAAAAGACAGCGATATGCAGCATATCCTAAAGCCTGGTGACATCCACTATTTCCATACTGATAAAGACGGAGTTGTCGCCGTCACGGCCGACGGTTCTTTTAAATTAAAAGAAAAATTATACGAACTGGAGGAAATCCTCCCTGCCAATAAATTCGTCCGACTCTCTAAATCCGTCATCGCCAATCTCCATGAAATGAGTAGTTTTGAAGCGTCCTTCAACGGAACACTCTGCGTCTATTTTAAGTCGGGGGCAAAGGAATACGTTTCTCGCACATACGTCAATACCATTAAAGAATCATTGAAAATGAATAGGAGGAGGGGCGAATGA
- a CDS encoding DUF3021 domain-containing protein, with product MKTFLFRSMIGIFFGAFIAVILTNSVVYFGEQDVLDGQLFLKNSLGSIFSGWFFTVSPLYFENTNLRLSQQTGLHFITVVVLYFILAFGIGWIPFTLKSFLLTLGLFIVVYSIFWTAFYLYFRNQMKKLNAELQEL from the coding sequence ATGAAGACCTTTTTATTCAGAAGTATGATTGGCATTTTCTTTGGGGCATTTATCGCCGTCATCTTAACGAATTCCGTCGTTTATTTTGGCGAGCAGGACGTGTTAGACGGACAATTATTCTTGAAAAACTCACTCGGTTCTATTTTCAGCGGATGGTTTTTCACAGTAAGCCCACTCTATTTTGAAAATACCAATTTGCGACTCTCTCAACAGACCGGGCTTCATTTTATAACAGTCGTTGTGCTGTATTTTATCCTAGCATTCGGCATTGGCTGGATTCCATTTACTCTGAAAAGCTTTTTGCTGACACTAGGATTATTCATTGTCGTCTACTCTATTTTCTGGACTGCTTTTTATCTTTATTTCAGAAATCAGATGAAGAAATTGAACGCGGAACTTCAGGAGCTTTAA
- a CDS encoding LysE/ArgO family amino acid transporter has translation MTEAILHGIILAFGLIVPLGAQNVFVFNQGALQPTFVRALPVVVTAGICDAILIVAAVSGVSLLVLTFAWLENIIFSIGILFLVYIGFVLWKSDARAMKVDGQQFSAKKQIIFAASVSLLNPHAILDTIGVIGSSSLNYSGDVRVAFTLTTIIVSWLWFLGLAIAGRYFGKLDSSGKLMALLNKGSALVVWGIAVYLAIRLVGNLG, from the coding sequence GTGACGGAAGCAATTTTACATGGCATCATTTTGGCATTTGGACTCATTGTGCCGTTGGGCGCACAAAATGTCTTTGTTTTTAATCAGGGAGCGTTGCAGCCGACATTTGTACGAGCGTTACCTGTTGTGGTGACGGCGGGGATTTGTGATGCCATTTTAATTGTGGCCGCAGTGTCGGGTGTGTCGCTACTAGTGCTGACATTTGCTTGGTTGGAAAATATCATTTTTAGTATCGGCATTTTATTTTTAGTATATATCGGCTTTGTGTTATGGAAAAGTGATGCGAGGGCGATGAAGGTGGATGGACAGCAGTTTTCGGCGAAGAAGCAGATTATTTTTGCTGCGTCTGTTTCTTTATTGAATCCCCATGCTATTCTCGATACGATTGGCGTCATTGGATCGAGTTCGCTAAATTATTCGGGAGACGTCAGAGTGGCATTCACGCTGACGACCATCATCGTTTCGTGGCTATGGTTTCTTGGATTAGCGATTGCCGGCAGATATTTCGGGAAATTGGATTCCAGTGGCAAGCTAATGGCGTTGTTGAATAAAGGCTCTGCGTTGGTTGTTTGGGGAATTGCCGTCTATTTGGCGATTCGATTGGTGGGGAATCTGGGTTGA